A stretch of Physeter macrocephalus isolate SW-GA chromosome 8, ASM283717v5, whole genome shotgun sequence DNA encodes these proteins:
- the GRAMD2B gene encoding GRAM domain-containing protein 2B has protein sequence MRVSTTRRDYYLDTLSDIPGFDFDTTIGLPMWAGISMLCEKCVFSSSEAENGVEEKKKVCRSPAALSPALSSEAESADQKRIISLRSKSNFDGASLASEKNDCKTESKNDSKIERKKSSSSSQDKANMHFHKLFLDVPTEEPLRQSFTCALQKEILYQGKLFVSENWICFHSKVFGKDTKISIPAFSVTLIKKTKTALLVPNALIIATVTDRYIFVSLLSRDSTYKLLKSVCGHLENTSIGNSPNPSSLENSFQADRPSSLPLDFNDEFSDLDGVVRQRRQDMEGYSSSGSQTPESENSRDFHVTESQTVLNVSKGEAKPTRADALVNRVPEGKAKSLPGHGQPETIGIIPRVKSQKCPSLHHILIFYAIVVCALIISTFYMRYRINSLEEQLGSLTSIVDTHQTEQTAPSSPGSHVQLNVEVLCQELTANIMRLEKIQNNLQKLLENGD, from the exons ATGAGAGTATCAACCACTCGTAGGGATTATTACTTGGACACCTTGTCAGACATACCTGGTTTTGATTTTGACACGACAATAGGACTCCCAATGTGGGCTGGAATTTCCATGCTCTGTGAAAAGTG TGTTTTCTCCAGCTCAGAGGCCGAGAATGgtgtggaggagaaaaagaaggtcTGCAGGTCGCCAGCAGCCCTGTCCCCTGCTCTGTCCAGTGAGGCCGAGTCCGCAGACCAGAAGAGAATCATTTCCCTGCG GTCGAAATCCAATTTTGATGGTGCCTCTTTAGCAAGTGAGAAGAACGACTgtaaaacagaaagcaagaatGACTCTAAGATTGAAAGGAAAAAGTCCTCATCTTCCAGCCAG GACAAGGCAAACATGCACTTCCACAAGCTGTTTCTGGATGTCCCCACTGAGGAACCCCTGAGGCAAA GTTTTACCTGTGCTCTACAGAAAGAAATATTATACCAAGGGAAGCTCTTTGTATCAGAAAACTGGATTTGTTTTCATTCCAAGGTCTTTGGAAAAGACACTAAG ATCTCTATTCCGGCTTTCTCGGTAACCCtgataaagaaaaccaaaactgcCCTTCTGGTGCCAAATGCCCTGATTATAGCGACAGTCACAGACAGG tacaTATTTGTCTCCTTACTCTCCAGAGATTCAACTTACAAACTACTAAAATCTGTGTGTGGACACTTAGAA AATACAAGTATTGGCAACAGTCCCAATCCATCTTCTCTTGAAAACAGTTTCCAGGCAGACCGCCCTTCATCTCTGCCTCTG GATTTCAACGATGAATTCTCAGATCTGGATGGAGTGGTACGGCAAAGaaggcaagacatggaaggatACAGCAGTTCTGGATCCCAGACTCCTGAATCTGAGAACTCTCGAG ATTTCCATGTGACAGAATCCCAGACAGTTCTGAATGTCTCCAAGGGAGAAGCAAAACCAACTCGGGCAGATGCCCTTGTGAACAGAGTGCCTGAAGGAAAAGCCAAGAGTCTCCCTGGGCATG GTCAGCCAGAAACCATTGGAATCATACCCAGAGTCAAGTCTCAGAAATGTCCGTCTCTCCACCATATTCTTATATTCTATGCAATTGT TGTCTGTGCACTAATCATCTCGACCTTCTACATGAGATACAGAATTAATTCTCTGGAGGAACAGCTGGGGTCACTAACCTCCATTGTGGACACCCATCAGACTGA ACAGACAGCACCATCCAGCCCGGGGTCACACGTACAGTTAAATGTGGAGGTCCTGTGCCAAGAGCTTACAGCCAACATAATGAGACTAGAAAAG ATACAAAACAACTTACAAAAGCTACTTGAGAATGGTGACTGA